ccaatttggttaccccatgtgactctaccctccctagcaaccaggccaaattggttaccccatgtgactctaccctccctagcaaccggcccaatttggttaccccatgtgactctaccctccctagcaaccgggccaatttggttaccccatgtgactctaccctccctagcaaccggcccaatttgattaacccatgtgactctaccctccctagcaaccggcccaatttggttaccccatgtgactctacccttcctagcaactggcccaatttggttaccccatgcgactttaccctccctagcaaccggcccaatttggttaacccatgtgactctaccctccctagcaaccggcccaatttggttaccccatgtgactctactctccctagcaactggcccaatttggttaccccatgtgactctaccctccctagcaaccgggccaatttggttaccccatgtgactctaccctccctagcaaccgggccaaattggttaccccatgtgactctaccctccctagcaaccgggccaatttggttaccccatgtgactctacgctccctagcaaccgggccaatttggttaccccatgtgactctaccctccctagcaaccgggccaatttggttaccccatgtgactctaccctccctagcaaccaggccaatttggttaccccatgtgactctaccctccctagcaaccgggccaatctggttgctaaggagatatgactggagttactcagcacgccctgaattcaaactcacgactccaggtgtgatagccagcgtcaatactcgctgagatacacagacccccccCCACATTTACGTTACGTTTACGTTTCAGTTAATGTCTTCTGGAGGCGTGTGGAATATGACGTTGAGCGTCAGATAGGCAGCAGACTGATGGCAgctgttcacttgcattatatgaacaaaaagagctgaaatgtgcttataaaaatcttcattttggttctgaagaaggaaagtcaaacacatctgggacggaTTGAAGAGAGTAAATCATAAGAGTTTAGTGAATGTGAAGATAATTACCTCAAAGAATATTTAAGCAAGAACACCATCAAGAGAAACAACATGTGAACGTACAATAACCCTACGGTTGATGCACATACCGTTAATGTAAGCGCACTGGTTTTCCTGTAAGACCTGCTGTGATTTCTGGACCATCCCGCCCGCGAGTTTGCGATCCGGCCAGTCGAATAAAGTTTCCTTCAACTGTCCCTGTAGCAGCTTCAGGAAACAGTGCGAGTCCGTGTGATCGTGGATACTGCTGCAatgatgcacaaacacacaaactcacaaatcaCCACTCAAATGTAACATCACAGGTTACGTCCTTATTCTGTTCCATTATTAATGCTTTTCAGTAGATTATCTCTCTTTATGACTCCACTAATCACAAGACCATTGGACTCTATTATCAGGAGACTATCAGGGGGTTAATACCTCTGATTTACTGGTGCATGCTGGTTTAATTATTAATGAGGCAGAATCTTTCCAATGTCCAAACATTCTTATTGATCTATCGGTGGAATATGGAGTGAGCGCTCACCTGCCGTGCCCTTCACCCCAACATAAAATCATCAGGTTGAATTTTCCATTTCCCTCATCAACAAGATTCCTGGTGTATCTATCAAGACATGAAGTACAGTTTGAATCATGCTTAAGCAAAATGAAGAGACAAATGTGAAGTTTAGGGAGTTATTCGCACCTGATCTGACCAATAAAAGACTTTTGACAAGACAAAACATGTTTTACAGTGAAATGGCCGATTCAGATCAATGGGAAGCTCGTAGTGAACATTGGAGTAACTTTTAGGATATAATTGGAGTTATTTTAAGCATTATTGTTGTTAAATGTAATAACATGATAAATGCTCACATACATTGTGCGTCGCTGAACGCTAACCATTGTTAATTAAATGGTTTTAATTGTGGTCATTTTGAATATTCATCCCCAGAACATGTTAAATGCTGGGAAAAATCTCTTTCCTCCTGAAACTGAAAGTGTTTGGGAAATAATGACATCAGTCGAAGAATCCAGAAAGAACTGAATGTTCCGTGTGTTGGGAATATGAAGCGGTCTGTTTGTGTTTTCTCAGGGAATATTTGAAACCGCAGGACGGGTTGAGAGCAGCGGGTGTGTCAGGACCTGAACTCTGATTGGTCCCGTTCGGACACGCCCCCAAACGGTGACGCTCCGCCCCCCAGAGTCCCACACAACATCAGCGGAGGAAAAACTCTCCATCAGAGAGGAAAAGAGTTCAACAAGCATTTTCACCGAACAAACAGCAGATTTAATGACAAATCAACAAAACAGGGATGATAGGACTCCATTCTGTCCTCTCTGATAATAAAGACTAACGTTTGTTTTTGAGGATGATGAAGAAAAAATGAACTATTTCAATTTAAGCGTCTCTTTGTGTTTACATTTGATGCTTAAATATACAACATAAAACTGCGCGTTTTGTCGCTGGTTATTTTAAGCAGAAACGAGAAAGTAAACAAAAacgtaaataataataataaaataacaaacatattttgtaattattatttattattattattattattattattattattattattaataataaatacgtaaataaaatacaaatacctGTACTGGTCAAATTTGGCAAACTTCATCCATTCCTGAGGATTACTGTCATACGCTTCCATGATGTTCTGCACCTCCTCCACATTAATATTGTCACTTTCAAAAATCTTGTGCAGAGTTTGAATCAAATCGTCCAAAGTTTCTGGTTTGACTAGTTCGGTTTGGTCCATCTTCTCTCGTTGTGCTGATGATGTTTGAGGTGTCTGTGCGAGTTCAGTGTTTTATAGATTCTGCAGAACTTTAATGGACTGTACCACTAGTGTGAAAGGAGGAGGCACCAACTCACATCAACCCTTTACTACTCAAGCTTTAATGTAAAGTAGCACTTCAGACAttcattgtattatattttataatttgcaccacacattttttttattatagctaaataaattatttctgtttattttttgataTTGGCCAACGGATCTCCCCTTTGCACAGCTTGGATTCACCTGCTTTAGTCTGGCGAGATAACGATCTTCAATCGATATTGTTCATTTACGATGTGTCATTAGAGATCTTTAATAATTACAACCCTACAGTTTACTGTACAGTAATACAGTGAACGTGTCATAGTATTTTTCTGAAGAAGAgcagaatatatttatatttctcttGATAGTTTTATATAGAATATCAACATATGGGCGATAACAGTAATACACATGACGCtcttattaaaattaaatttgaCTTTTCAATAAGATTCGGTGTTCATTTGGATCTTTGTGCATGCCACAGatttattattcaaattcaaatgagctttattggcatgactgtattcagtgtacaatgttgccaaagcagtaataaacacattacaaacataaaaacaacaacatgtatatacaataaatgaataataatgataataataaacaaataaaaataaatacaaacgaaaaggaaaaaaacagagagcaatgaggaagggaggagaaaaaaaaagaagtcaattaaaatatgaaacatagtttaaacatattttacatatAATATGTACAGttattataatgataatattattctgcaatgttaatacatttatttgagaatgAGGTAAAACAAAAGTTTGTCTTCACACTCTAAAGCAcatgattgtgtgattgtgtttgtgtgaaagtcagctcttgatgacttttattttgaagatctgtataaatctgtgaagtcagctcttggtgacttttattttgaaaatctgtATAAACATGTAAAATCCGctcttgatgacttttattttgaagatctgtataaatctgtgaagtcagctcttgatgacttttattttgaagatctgtataaacaTGTTAAGCCTGTTcttggtgacttttattttgaagatctgtataaatctgtatagtccactcttgatgacttttattttgaagatctgtataaatctgtatagtccactcttggtgacttttatttttaagatctgtataaatctgtgaagtccgttcttgatgacttttatttttaaaatctgtataaatctgtgaagtctgctcttggtgacttttattttgaagatctgtaaaAAACATGTTAAGTCCGCTcttgattacttttattttgaagatctgtataaatctgtatagtccactcttgatgacttttattttgaagatctgtaaaAACATGTTAAGTCCGttcttgatgacttttattttgaagatctgtataaatctgtgaagtcagctcttggtgacttttattttgaagatctgtataaatctgtatagtccactcttgatgacttttattttgaagatctgtataaatctgtatagtccactcttgatgacttttattttgaagatctgtaaaAACATGTTAAGTCCGttcttgatgacttttattttgaagatctgtataaatctgtatagtccactcttgatgacttttattttgaagatctgtataaatctgtgaagtctgctcttggtgacttttattttgaagatctgtataaacaTGTTAAGTCCGttcttgatgacttttattttgaagatctgtataaatctgtatagtccactcttgatgacttttattttgaagatctgtataaatctgtatagtccactcttgatgacttttattttgaagatctgtataaatctgtgaagtCCGTTCTTGATGACTTTTACTTTGAAGATCTGTAAAAACATGTTAAGTCCGTTCttgttgacttttattttgaagatctgtataaatctgtgaagtcagctcttggtgacttttattttgaagatctgtataaatctgtatagtccactcatgatgacttttattttgaagatctgtataaatctgtatagtccactcttgatgacttttattttgaagatatgtataaatctgtatagtccactcttggtgacttttatttttaagatctgtataaatctgtgaagtccgttcttgatgacttttatttttaaaatctgtataaatctgtgaagtctgctcttggtgacttttattttgaagatctgtataaacaTGTTAAGTCCGttcttgatgacttttattttgaagatctgtataaatctgtgaagtcagctcttggtgacttttatttagaagatctgtataaatctgtgaagtccactcttgatgacttttattttgaagatctgtataaatctgtatagtccactcttggtgacttttatttttaagatctgtataaatctgtgaagtccgttcttgatgacttttatttttaaaatctgtataaatctgtgaagtctgctcttggtgacttttattttgaagatctgtataaatctgtgaagtctgctcttggtgacttttattttgaagatctgtataaatctgtatagtccactcttgatgacttttattttgaagatctgtaaaAACACGTTAAGTCCGttcttgatgacttttattttgaagatctgtataaatctgtgaagtCAGCTCTTGGTGACTTTTgttttgaagatctgtataaatctgtatagtccactcttgatgacttttattttgaagatttgtataaatctgtatagtccactcttgatgacttttattttgaagatctgtaaaAACATGTTAAGTCCGttcttgatgacttttatttttaaaatctgtataaatctgtgaagtctgctcttggtgacttttattttgaagatctgtataaatctgtgaagtctgctcttggtgacttttattttgaagatctgtataaatctgtatagtccactcttgatgacttttattttgaagatctgtaaaAACATGTTAAGTCCGttcttgatgacttttattttgaagatctgtataaatctgtgaagtcagctcttggtgacttttattttgaagatctgtataaatctgtatagtccactcttgatgacttttattttgaagatctgtataaatctgtatagtccactcttgatgacttttattttgaagatctgtataaatctgtatagtccactcttgatgacttttattttgaagatctgtaaaAACATGTTAAGTCCGttcttgatgacttttattttgaagatctgtaaaAACATGTTAAGTCCGttcttgatgacttttattttgaagatctgtataaatctgtgaagtccgttcttgatgacttttattttgaagatctgtaaaAACATGTTAAGTCCGTTCttgttgacttttattttgaagatctgtaaaAACATGTTAAGTCCGttcttgatgacttttattttgaagatctgtataaatctgtgaagtcagctcttggtgacttttattttgaagatctgtataaatctgtatagtccactcttgatgacttttattttgaagatctgtataaatctgtatagtccactcttgatgacttttattttgaagatctgtataaatctgtgaagtccgttcttgatgacttttattttgaagatctgtaaaAACATGTTAAGTCCGTTCttgttgacttttattttgaagatctgtataaatctgtgaagtcagctcttggtgacttttattttgaagatctgtataaatctgtatagtccactcatgatgacttttattttgaagatctgtataaatctgtatagtccactcttgatgacttttattttgaagatctgtataaatctgtatagtccactcttggtgacttttatttttaagatctgtataaatctgtgaagtccgttcttgatgacttttatttttaaaatctgtataaatctgtgaagtCTGCTCttggtgtcttttattttgaagatctgtataaacaTGTTAAGTCCGttcttgatgacttttattttgaagatctgtataaatctgtgaagtCAGCACTtggtggcttttattttgaagatctgtaaaAACATGTTAAGTCCGttcttgatgacttttattttgaagatctgtataaatctgtgaagtCAGCACTtggtggcttttattttgaagatctgtataaacatgtaaaatccactcttgatgacttttattttgaagatctgtataaatctgtgaagtcagctcttgatgacttttattttgaagatctgtataaacaTGTTAAGTCTGTTcttggtgacttttattttgaagatctgtataaatctgtgaagtcagctcttggtgacttttattttgaagatctgtataaatctgtatagtccactcttggtgacttttatttttaagatctgtataaatctgtgaagtccgttcttgatgacttttatttttcaaatctgtataaatctgtgaagtctgctcttggtgacttttattttgaagatctgtataaatctgtgaagtccgt
This window of the Xyrauchen texanus isolate HMW12.3.18 chromosome 27, RBS_HiC_50CHRs, whole genome shotgun sequence genome carries:
- the LOC127620744 gene encoding cysteine dioxygenase type 1 is translated as MDQTELVKPETLDDLIQTLHKIFESDNINVEEVQNIMEAYDSNPQEWMKFAKFDQYRYTRNLVDEGNGKFNLMILCWGEGHGSSIHDHTDSHCFLKLLQGQLKETLFDWPDRKLAGGMVQKSQQVLQENQCAYINDSIGLHRVENVSHTESAVSLHLYSPPFQACRTFDQRTGHHNTVKMTFWSKYGERTPYETTISQENN